The Scatophagus argus isolate fScaArg1 chromosome 20, fScaArg1.pri, whole genome shotgun sequence genome window below encodes:
- the zgc:162472 gene encoding transcription factor TFIIIB component B'' homolog isoform X3, producing MFRRSRFSIRPNVGTAGRTTATSQESPPVNQETSETPRVVSESCTAPAVTDNKSVVTPSEKSAAPGDGNDQNGEGTSSSAAVQRRKRFSVKPKVAPGRPSTFSRTLKSPVKAVSETPVEVPGSEKPTTTSQAAITSPPQALQSPRRRRPSEESKPSKVQPKPTLIPSDGSGPSAFPLPEDLPKNADLPADSGKQVAITSGSQVKDVPSRLPDKVPPSLPDKESIEISEKARTLVSSKGGLSPSPAALSLSRLLNDPSDLQRLAKARKLRELLRHEMHKEKKIKKAKARAKEFTIDPAKMTMRDLIRYLPVSNPMTSSIEDPASENETVVPPSPGREESPERAQEPEVAAKIASPRVEEEEEEAAEEEEEEALMVPQVKVAEDGSLIIDEESLTVEVQRAKGPNPAQDRDPIFERGSTTTYSSFRKGTYSKPWSSEETDMFFLAISMVGTDFSMICQLFPHRARSEIKNKFKKEERENAWRIDKAFRERRKLDIEYFSKLLEKILEVQKSRKKLKSLAEKNSRNKPKRKAKGKKAAPKLSDVEEEDEEVENEMPDLEEEGEKENEDLCSEEGTPVSRPKKNRKRKNRQDVSTVEPNDKKNKSSGKSNEPDEACIPEDAEAALPEDHPVSEMSEKTDKVNAAKDTVIKPAKLSRGRAPKPLLPLGRKWGKKPAPPSTRDKDTVSDEGDVSVSDGASEEQVNKDASPVKQVSKKSDGVSSEDEDATVQPPRPTRYGRTPKPTKPLTYPAKDDAHSSKSETTPASPVGTTASTTKPKPKCTAKRGRSSKSQSVQESKKTKLVTLRASQSEYSDEENEKQWGDEEVEEEQHRACSFSKDGIAPAFVPASLRSPPPVISEVEETMEELEILAHMPDVLGISQDALCPDVSCELAQNETGTAEPCEHQLDLLVDVIDFLSSENTEVSEEQSYNEAAQTLLAIGSLAHVSQSAQNQTATQDLKTGTASVSVGETSQHQEEDIASKPAAHSKNSLTPLVSATSGQGVTEASETVATVELQNSTADNGNMPITESSDQRTGSDMNLTPQLHSSPEGSKKISSQPRGGRLSKVKPKPNLIQASRTAQSKFQLENMEDSSQKESMDEISRIEEKLAEDASGNQESSVGQVISEAATSDLNTSKNQSQSFSDPTFEPSFEHATGDSTTESTDKILVSHVGTTHSSFDNLVICDTAVTDLQGTNIYSAPVQQSSSLPDPYVTPVEDLPVSQKEESEDAATWQIKKSRFKKVKPKPNLSQTSRTLQFKSDTTKDIIERNPNPTPNLKFHEKTVIDVEAEPTCITSHEKPSKSAGPTSDFKPSLDISSTITPREELSTTEEKNTDVGVVLQIEPAATSDQRALEKLNFSEAQFEPCREQSTRGVRPTSESTEEKLMSHNGSKDSSCNLLTSNLAVPELQVGQESNIDSVPVQESSNHPASHVAHVEELPLKQKEESVVVSSFQTKRGKKVKPKPKLSQTSRIVHSKPQNTKESVAHMQLAEKPSSPTSEPQSMDNTVAEPAEAEPTCITSPEKSSQSTGPVSDLTPSLDIGSTLEATGEQSTTEQKKTDVGVTGQIESDGTTSDQSSPHVTHVEELPLSQKEESVVASTFQTRRGQKVKPKPNLSQTSRTVRSKPQTTKNPVTHLQLVEKPSSPTSKPESADSTIAEPTRITSSEKTGQSTGPASGLIASFDVSSTLTPTEEKNRNVGDVDHVESGAATSDQRASENQSLSDALYEPNRDPATRDTRPTLESTEQVMSHDWTAESSCSNLCSTGSAVPESQVGPQSNIDSVPVSDISNHPAGHLMHAEKLLLSQKAESVVISTCRTRRGQKIKPKPNLPQTSRSVQPKPQTTKDPVAPMQLVEKPSTAHTIAEIETEPTGITSPEKTSQIKITGSASVSLPSLELCSTHEPAEELSTTGGQKTDFESAHKNLLTSTHCLLTTEPLSCKKLGPAESEKSIDGTSPDALVVATSSVAENQSVLPELFLESNIREKSTVEGESTGVEVEAGPASQWDCKTTESKSQPTDGPTAISDVQSSEHGSAESKIKSANTQSTPDPKEIIQEPCSENNFEAQSQVAVPQYPEPTETNQTAAQSGDNNESESTDSSKSSRKGPQTRRGRLVKPKPNLGRRGQHQQIQNTKPAEADSGTSSEAVDALVCEKPVSVVQPNVQEAVEGATGRNSPINDAESSLGCLTQVIEQVNQHDSPPNVAGSSLGCLTPDISTQSQDGSQSITGVTQSHPNVTIFTDMLQDQMPSDPDEPFFILSLTEIPVCSLAEVVNRTPEPVPYLPETDASVQQQSSVPAEQLAAGDRPASVPESTEVGDETGFISVKDTGQDKAACVGSVKENPVDPHDSSPGQPSIVPGTVENNDETEHPPKKQRLMGTGRAAKLQVKPKFPRKNQASKTLAAKEAEFFSTQGSELPGPSVQPKAMDEVVSDPQKEGGDHVDVEKQVLTSGKEPEDSSSEAQTAQTRRTSSRNRKPEGFSSVLSETNNTANSSTSLSGKAAPKGPKVKSSQVARKQSTPSPVASTSYDVDPTPTPVQPSGETHSTSSTTSPTQAEMDVEQTSEHSRLSSDPTPCTVEVSVPHQIDSVESVPVEEEPTSVSQYFLSDIFTEVDDGGKP from the exons ATGTTTCGTCGGTCAAGATTCAGCATTCGGCCCAACGTTGGTACGGCAGGGAGAACTACAGCAACCTCACAGGAGTCCCCTCCGGTAAACCAGGAAACCAGCGAGACCCCCAGAGTTGTCAGTGAGAGCTGCACTGCTCCTGCTGTGACAGATAACAAGAGTGTTGTGACCCCATCAGAAAAATCTGCAGCCCCAGG GGATGGTAACGATCAAAATGGGGAAGGTACCAGCTcctcagcagcagtgcagagacGGAAACGATTTTCTGTCAAGCCTAAAGTGGCCCCAGGTCGCCCCTCCACCTTTTCTCGGACGCTGAAGTCCCCCGTCAAGGCAGTTTCTGAAACCCCCGTTGAAGTCCCCGGCTCAGAGAAACCAACTACAACAAGCCAAGCTGCAATTACTTCACCTCCACAGGCGCTCCAGTCCCCAAGGCGACGGAGGCCTTCAGAGGAGAGCAAGCCGTCCAAAGTGCAGCCTAAACCCACCCTCATCCCTTCTGATGGTTCAGGACCTTCAGCTTTTCCTCTACCTGAGGATTTACCCAAAAATGCTGATCTACCAGCAGACAGTGGCAAACAAGTAGCTATCACATCAGGCAGCCAAGTTAAAGATGTTCCTTCCAGATTACCAGATAAAGTTCCCCCATCTCTGCCAGATAAAGAAAGTATTGAGATATCGGAGAAAGCCAGGACTCTAGTGTCATCTAAGGGTGGGCTTTCACCGTCGCCAGCAGCGCTTTCTTTGAGTAGACTCCTGAATGACCCATCAGACCTACAGAGGCTTGCAAAGGCCCGAAAGCTCAGAGAGTTGCTCAGACATGAGATGCACAAAGAAAAG AAAATCAAGAAAGCTAAAGCACGTGCAAAGGAATTTACGATAGATCCTGCCAAAATGACCATGAGGGACCTTATCCGTTATTTACCAGTGTCTAACCCCATGAC ATCTAGCATAGAAGACCCAGCTTCAGAAAATGAGACCGTTGTCCCACCTTCTCCAGGAAGAGAAGA GTCACCAGAGAGAGCGCAGGAACCTGAAGTAGCTGCTAAAATTGCAAGCCCgagagtggaggaagaggaggaggaggcagcagaggaagaagaggaagaagcgCTCATGGTTCCTCAGGTCAAAGTAGCAGAGGATGGCTCACTGATCATTGATGAAGAGAG CTTGACGGTGGAAGTCCAGCGAGCCAAAGGACCAAACCCAGCTCAGGATCGAGACCCCATCTTTGAGCGTGGCTCCACTACAACTTACTCAAGCTTCAGGAAAGGGACCTATTCGAAACCGTGGTCTAGTGAAG AGACAGACATGTTCTTCCTGGCAATCAGCATGGTGGGGACAGACTTTTCCATGATTTGTCAACTGTTTCCTCATAGAGCTCGATCGGAGATAAAG AACAAATTCAAAAAAGAAGAGCGAGAGAACGCCTGGAGGATTGACAAAGCTTTCA GAGAGAGGCGCAAATTAGACATAGAGTATTTTTCTAAGTTGCTAGAGAAGATTCTAGAAgttcagaaaagcagaaagaaactCAAGTCACTTGCTGAGAAGAACTCCCGCAACAAGCCCAAGAGAAAGGCAAAGG GGAAAAAAGCTGCACCGAAGCTGAgtgatgtggaggaggaagatgaggaagtGGAGAATGAAATGCCTGACttagaggaggagggagagaaggagaatgAGGATCTCTGTAGTGAGGAAGGAACCCCCGTTTCTAGGCCTAAGAAGAACCGCAAAAGAAAGAATAGACAGGATGTCTCCACTGTGGAACcaaatgacaagaaaaacaaaagcagtggaAAAAGCAATGAACCAG ATGAGGCCTGCATACCTGAAGATGCTGAGGCAGCGCTTCCTGAGGACCACCCAGTCTCAGAGAT GTCTGAAAAGACTGACAAGGTAAATGCAGCCAAGGACACTGTAATCAAGCCAGCTAAACTCTCACGAGGCAGAGCACCAAAACCACTGCTGCCTTTAGGTCGGAAGTGGGGTAAAAAGCCTGCACCACCCTCCACAAGGGACAAAGATACCGTGTCAGATGAGGgggatgtgagtgtgagtgatgGAGCCTCTGAAGAGCAG GTAAATAAAGACGCATCACCTGTGAAGCAAGTCAGTAAGAAGAGCGATGGCGTTTCCTCGGAAGACGAGGATGCCACTGTTCAACCTCCAAGACCTACCAG GTATGGGAGAACGCCCAAACCCACCAAACCCTTGACTTACCCTGCCAAAGATGATGCCCACTCCTCCAAATCTGAAACCACTCCTGCCTCACCAGTGGGGACCACTGCTTCCACTACCAAGCCTAAACCCAAATGCACAGCCAAGAGGGGAAGATCATCAAAGTCACAGTCAGTCCAGGAgtccaaaaaaaccaaactagTCACCCTCAGGGCTTCTCAGTCTGAAtacagtgatgaggaaaatgaaaagcagtggGGGGAcgaagaggtggaggaggagcagcatcGTGCATGTAGCTTCAGTAAGGATGGCATTGCCCCTGCGTTTGTACCTGCCAGCCTACGCTCCCCACCTCCTGTGATTTCAGAAGTGGAAGAGACTATGGAGGAG CTTGAAATCTTGGCCCATATGCCTGATGTGTTGGGTATCTCCCAAGATGCTCTGTGCCCTGATGTCTCTTGCGAGCTGGCACAAAATGAGACAGGCACAGCTGAACCTTGTGAACATCAGTTGGACCTGCTGGTT GATGTTATTGACTTCCTttcttcagaaaacacagaag TATCTGAGGAGCAGAGCTACAATGAGGCAGCTCAAACTTTGTTGGCCATCGGCAGCCTGGCTCACGTCTCACAGTCAGCACAGAATCAAACAGCCACACAAGATCTCAAAACAG GTACAGCATCAGTCAGTGTGGGTGAAACCAGCCAACACCAAGAAGAAGATATTGCATCAAAGCCTGCTGCGCACAGTAAAAACAGTCTCACTCCACTTGTGTCTGCAACTTCTGGTCAAGGAGTAACAGAAGCATCAGAAACTGTTGCCACTGTGGAGctacaaaacagcacagcagacaaTGGGAACATGCCCATTACTGAAAGCAGCGATCAGAGGACTGGTTCTGATATGAACCTTACCCCACAATTGCACTCAAGTCCAGAGGGGTCAAAGAAAATTTCTTCACAACCCAGGGGAGGACGCTTATCCAAGGTGAAACCAAAACCTAACCTGATCCAAGCCTCAAGGACTGCACAGTCAAAGTTCCAACTGGAGAACATGGAAGACTCTAGTCAAAAAGAGTCAATGGATGAAATTTCTCGTATTGAAGAAAAACTTGCTGAAGATGCATCTGGCAATCAGGAGAGTTCTGTTGGTCAAGTGATATCAGAGGCAGCAACGTCAGATCTGAATACCTCAAAAAACCAGAGTCAAAGTTTTTCTGACCCTACATTTGAACCCAGTTTTGAACATGCTACTGGAGACTCCACTACAGAGTCCACAGACAAAATACTGGTATCTCATGTGGGGACAACTCACAGTAGTTTTGACAATCTGGTGATATGCGACACAGCAGTCACAGACTTGCAAGGGACAAACATATATTCAGCTCCAGTccaacagagcagcagccttCCTGATCCATACGTTACACCTGTTGAAGATTTACCTGTCAGTCAGAAAGAAGAGAGTGAAGACGCAGCTACGTGGCAGATTAAGAAGAGTCGATTCAAGAAAGTCAAACCAAAACCCAACCTATCACAGACATCAAGAACTTTGCAGTTTAAATCTGACACCACAAAAGACATCATAGAGAGAAACCCAAACCCAACTCCAAACCTCAAATTCCATGAGAAAACAGTGATAGATGTTGAAGCAGAACCAACTTGCATCACCTCTCATGAAAAACCAAGTAAAAGCGCTGGTCCTACTTCAGATTTCAAACCATCATTGGATATAAGCTCTACTATCACACCAAGAGAAGAACTGTCTacaactgaagagaaaaatacagatgTTGGAGTTGTTCTTCAGATAGAACCAGCTGCAACATCAGATCAGAGAGCCTTGGAAAAACTGAACTTCTCTGAAGCTCAGTTTGAACCCTGTAGAGAACAGTCCACAAGAGGCGTAAGGCCAACATCTGAGTCCACGGAAGAAAAACTGATGTCTCATAATGGGTCAAAGGACAGTAGCTGTAATCTGCTGACATCAAACTTAGCAGTCCCAGAATTACAGGTTGGACAAGAGTCAAACATAGACTCAGTACCTGTTCAAGAGAGCAGCAACCATCCTGCTTCACATGTAGCACATGTAGAAGAGTTACCTctcaaacagaaagaagaaagtgtaGTTGTGTCTTCTTTCCAGACTAAGAGAGGCAAAAAGGTCAAACCAAAACCTAAATTGTCACAGACATCAAGAATTGTGCACTCCAAacctcaaaacacaaaagagtcTGTCGCACACATGCAGCTTGCAGAGAAACCTTCCAGTCCAACTTCAGAGCCCCAATCCATGGACAACACAGTAGCAGAACCAGCTGAAGCCGAACCAACTTGCATCACCTCTCCTGAAAAATCAAGTCAAAGCACTGGTCCTGTTTCAGATTTGACACCATCACTGGATATAGGCTCTACTCTTGAAGCCACAGGGGAACAGTCtacaacagagcagaaaaagacagatgttGGAGTTACTGGTCAAATAGAATCAGATGGAACAACATCAGATCAGTCTTCTCCCCACGTAACACATGTGGAGGAGTTACCACTCagtcagaaagaagaaagtgtaGTTGCATCTACTTTCCAGACGAGGAGAGGCCAAAAAGTCAAACCTAAACCCAATTTATCGCAGACATCAAGAACTGTACGATCCAAACCTCAAACCACAAAAAACCCTGTCACACACTTACAGCTTGTGGAGAAACCTTCCAGCCCAACTTCAAAACCTGAATCCGCTGACAGCACAATAGCAGAACCAACTCGCATCACCTCATCTGAAAAAACAGGTCAAAGCACTGGTCCTGCTTCAGGTTTGATAGCATCATTTGATGTGAGCTCTACTCTTACaccaacagaggagaaaaatagaaatgttgGAGATGTTGATCATGTAGAATCAGGAGCAGCAACATCAGATCAGCGAGCCTCAGAAAATCAGAGCTTGTCTGATGCTCTGTATGAACCCAATAGGGACCCGGCCACTAGAGACACAAGGCCAACATTGGAGTCGACAGAACAAGTGATGTCTCATGATTGGACAGCGGAGAGTAGTTGTAGTAACCTGTGTTCAACAGGCTCAGCGGTCCCAGAATCACAAGTTGGACCACAGTCAAACATAGACTCAGTACCTGTTTCAGACATCAGCAACCATCCTGCTGGACATCTAATGCATGCAGAAAAGCTACTTCTCAGTCAGAAAGCAGAAAGTGTCGTCATATCTACTTGCCGGACTAGGAGAGGTCAAAAAATCAAACCCAAACCCAATTTGCCACAAACATCACGAAGTGTGCAGCCCAAACCTCAAACCACGAAAGACCCTGTTGCACCCATGCAACTTGTGGAGAAACCCTCCACTGCCCACACAATAGCAGAGATAGAAACAGAACCAACTGGCATCACTTCTCCtgaaaaaacaagtcaaattaaaataactggCTCTGCTTCAGTTTCACTACCGTCATTGGAATTATGCTCTACTCATGAACCCGCAGAGGAGCTGTCTACGACTGGGGGCCAAAAGACAGATTTTGAAAGTGCACACAAAAATCTTTTGACATCAACACATTGTTTGCTGACTACAGAGCCTCTCAGTTGTAAGAAGTTAGGACCTGCAGAGTCGGAAAAGTCAATAGATGGTACATCCCCTGATGCCTTAGTCGTGGCAACATCTTCGGTTGCTGAGAATCAGTCTGTATTGCCAGAATTATTTCTTGAAAGTAACATACGTGAAAAATCCACAGTTGAAGGGGAATCCACAGGAGTCGAGGTGGAGGCTGGACCTGCTTCACAATGGGACTGCAAAACTACCGAGTCAAAAAGCCAACCAACAGATGGTCCAACTGCTATTTCAGATGTTCAGTCTTCAGAACATGGTTCAGCAGAGTCAAAAATTAAATCTGCTAATACGCAGTCCACCCCAGATCCAAAAGAAATCATCCAAGAGCCATGCTCAGAGAATAACTTTGAGGCACAGAGTCAAGTTGCAGTCCCTCAATATCCGGAGCCTACTGAAACTAATCAAACAGCTGCCCAAAG CGGTGATAATAATGAGTCAGAGTCGACTGATTCTTCCAAGTCCTCAAGAAAAGGTCCTCAGACTCGTAGAGGCCGGCTTGTTAAACCCAAACCCAACTTGGGACGTCGTGGTCAACACCAGCAAATCCAGAATACAAAACCAGCAGAAGCAG ATTCTGGTACTTCCTCAGAAGCTGTGGATGCTTTGGTTTGTGAAAAACCTGTGTCTGTAGTCCAACCTAATGTTCAGGAAGCAGTAGAGGGAGCTACTGGGCGGAATTCACCCATAAATGATGCTGAGTCCTCATTGGGTTGCTTGACACAAGTTATTGAGCAAGTGAATCAACATGACTCCCCTCCAAATGTTGCTGGATCCTCTCTGGGTTGTTTGACACCTGACATTTCTACTCAG TCCCAGGATGGATCACAATCTATCACAGGAGTAACTCAGAGTCATCCAAATGTCACAATATTTACAGACA TGCTGCAGGACCAGATGCCTTCAGATCCAGATGAACcatttttcatcctctctttaACTGAGATCCCAGTCTGTTCACTGGCGGAGGTTGTGAACAGGACGCCTGAGCCTGTCCCTTATCTTCCTGAAACAGATGCATCAGTACAGCAACAAAG TAGTGTTCCTGCAGAACAACTGGCAGCTGGAGATAGACCTGCCTCTGTGCCGGAGTCCACAGAGGTAGGCGATGAGACAGGCTTCATCAGTGTAAAAGACACTGGACAGGACAAAGCTGCATGTGTG GGTTCTGTCAAGGAGAATCCAGTGGATCCACATG ACAGTAGTCCAGGTCAGCCGTCCATAGTGCCAGGGACTGTGGAGAATAATGATGAGACTGAACATCCCCCTAAAAAGCAGAGACTAATGGGCACTGGAAGAGCAG CCAAACTGCAGGTTAAGCCCAAATTTCCAAGAAAGAATCAAGCCAGCAAGACCCTCGCTGCCAAGGAAGCAGAGTTCTTCTCCACCCAGGGCTCTGAGCTTCCTGGGCCTTCTGTGCAGCCAAAAGCCATGGATGAAGTTGTCAGTGATCCGCAGAAAGAAGGAGGTGATCATGTAGATGTTGAAAAGCAGGTATTGACGAGTGGAAAGGAGCCTGAGGATAGCAGCTCAGAAGCACAAACTGCACAGACCAGGAGGACTAGTAGTCGGAATAG AAAACCTGAAGGCTTCTCTTCCGTACTTTCTGAGACAAACAACACTGCAAATTCAAGCACTTCTTTATCTGGCAAAGCAGCTCCCAAGGGCCCTAAGGTCAAATCCTCACAAGTAGCAAGAAAACAATCTACCCCATCACCTGTAGCCTCAACATCATATGATGTCGATCCTACACCCACTCCAGTACAGCCATCAGGGGAAACCCACTCAACATCCTCTACCACATCACcaacacaagcagagatggATGTAGAACAGACTTCTGAGCACAGCCGTCTGTCCTCAGACCCAACTCCGTGCACAGttgag GTCTCAGTTCCCCATCAAATTGACAGTGTGGAGAGTGTCCCAGTTGAGGAGGAGCCCACCAGTGTGTCTCAGTACTTCTTAAGTGACATTTTTACAGAAGTGGATGACGGGGGAAAGCCGTAG